One part of the Raphanus sativus cultivar WK10039 chromosome 7, ASM80110v3, whole genome shotgun sequence genome encodes these proteins:
- the LOC108814246 gene encoding GDP-mannose transporter GONST3, translating to MPTNDEETATPIKPQTNQQQQEQQETWRSVLLRHASVYGVAAGYCISASLLSIINKWAITKFPYPGALTALQYLTSFAGVVLCSRLSLIDHDPLTLSTMWRFLPAAMIFYLSLFTNSELLLHANVDTFIVFRSAVPIFVAVGETLFLRQPWPSAKTWASLATIFAGSFLYVLTDYQFTVAAYSWAVAYLVSMTVDFVYIKHVVMTIGLNTWGLVLYNNLEALLLFPLELLIMGELKKIKHEITDESDWYSFGVLLPVGLSCLFGLAISFFGFSCRRAISATGFTVLGIVNKLLTVVINLIVWDKHSTFVGTLGLLICMFGGVMYQQSTVKKPSGGAAAEEEKPKDGEEEKLLEMQENKESSGDSVVQVKEGVKSEEKV from the coding sequence ATGCCAACGAACGACGAAGAAACCGCAACTCCAATCAAACCCCAAACaaaccaacaacaacaagaacaacaagaGACTTGGCGCAGCGTCCTCCTCCGCCACGCCTCCGTCTACGGCGTAGCCGCAGGCTACTGCATCTCCGCCTCCCTCCTCTCCATCATCAACAAATGGGCCATCACCAAGTTCCCTTACCCGGGAGCCCTCACCGCTCTCCAGTACCTCACCAGCTTCGCCGGCGTCGTCCTCTGCTCTCGCCTCAGCCTCATCGACCACGACCCCCTCACCCTCTCCACCATGTGGCGCTTCCTCCCCGCCGCCATGATCTTCTACCTCTCCCTCTTCACCAACAGCGAGCTCCTCCTCCACGCCAACGTCGACACCTTCATCGTCTTCCGCTCCGCCGTCCCCATCTTCGTCGCCGTCGGCGAGACTCTCTTCCTCCGCCAGCCCTGGCCTTCCGCCAAGACCTGGGCCTCCCTCGCGACAATCTTCGCGGGGAGCTTCCTCTACGTTTTAACCGATTACCAGTTCACCGTAGCCGCGTATAGCTGGGCGGTCGCGTATCTCGTGAGCATGACTGTGGACTTTGTTTATATTAAGCACGTGGTGATGACGATTGGGTTGAACACGTGGGGGCTCGTGCTTTATAACAACCTCGAGGCGCTGCTTTTGTTCCCTCTCGAGTTGCTTATAATGGGGGAGTTGAAGAAGATTAAGCACGAGATCACCGATGAGTCTGATTGGTACTCGTTTGGGGTGTTGTTGCCTGTGGGGTTGTCGTGTTTGTTTGGTTTGGCGATCTCTTTCTTTGGATTCTCGTGTCGACGTGCGATCTCCGCGACGGGGTTCACTGTGCTTGGGATTGTGAACAAGCTGTTGACGGTTGTGATTAATTTGATTGTGTGGGATAAGCACTCGACGTTTGTTGGGACTTTGGGGCTGTTGATTTGTATGTTTGGTGGGGTTATGTATCAGCAGTCTACTGTCAAGAAACCAAGTGGTGGTGCTGCGGCGGAGGAAGAGAAACCGAAAGATGGGGAAGAAGAGAAGCTGCTGGAGATGCAGGAGAACAAGGAGAGTAGTGGTGACAGCGTTGTCCAAGTGAAGGAGGGTGTGAAGTCAGAAGAGAAAGTATGA